A window from Citrus sinensis cultivar Valencia sweet orange chromosome 5, DVS_A1.0, whole genome shotgun sequence encodes these proteins:
- the LOC102614031 gene encoding bidirectional sugar transporter SWEET1, which produces MDIAHFLFGVFGNATALFLFLAPTITFRRIVRRKSTEQFSGIPYVMTLLNCLLSAWYGLPFVSKNNILVSTINGTGSAIEIIYVLIFLLFAPKKEKAKIFGLFMLVLTVFAAVALVSLLAFHGNARKIFCGFAATIFSIIMYASPLSIMRMVIKTKSVEFMPFFLSLFVFLCGTSWFVFGLLGRDPFVAVPNGFGCGLGTMQLILYFIYHKKGEPEKPSAANGSVEMGQEKPLEGTKMANGNGALVEQV; this is translated from the exons atggATATTGCACATTTCTTGTTCGGTGTTTTTG GAAATGCTACTGCTTTATTTCTCTTCTTGGCTCCAAC AATCACATTTAGGAGGATTGTAAGAAGGAAATCCACAGAGCAATTCTCTGGAATTCCTTATGTGATGACCTTGCTTAATTGTCTCCTCTCTGCCTG GTATGGTCTCCCTTTTGTGTCGAAGAACAACATTTTGGTATCAACAATCAATGGAACTGGTTCAGCAATTGAGATCATATATGTTTTGATCTTCCTACTCTTTGCGCCAAAGAAGGAGAAAGCGAAAATCTTTGGGCTTTTCATGCTTGTTCTCACAGTCTTCGCTGCTGTTGCCTTGGTGTCTCTCTTAGCCTTTCATGGCAACGCTAGAAAGATTTTCTGTGGCTTTGCTGCTACCATTTTCTCTATTATCATGTATGCCTCACCTCTTTCTATCATG AGAATGGTGATTAAAACAAAGAGTGTTGAGTTCATGCCATTTTTCTTGTCACTATTTGTCTTCCTGTGTGGCACCTCTTGGTTCGTGTTTGGCCTTCTTGGCCGTGACCCTTTTGTGGCC GTTCCCAATGGATTTGGGTGTGGGCTAGGCACAATGCAGTTGATTTTGTACTTCATCTATCACAAGAAGGGTGAGCCTGAGAAACCATCGGCAGCAAATGGGTCTGTTGAAATGGGCCAAGAGAAACCATTAGAAGGAACCAAGATGGCTAACGGCAACGGGGCTCTAGTTGAACAAGTTTGA
- the LOC127902447 gene encoding uncharacterized protein LOC127902447 — MDCAFASISWIHLFLRAKFENAWLREPDCMEVVKDSWLSSVEISIQSKIAKCGSDLFQWGDNLSREFRNRMMECKRRMSLLRGKRDDGSMTQFTEARSMYNELLHSHEVYWKQKSKLLWLKEGDMNSKYFHVISSTRKRVNTIGKLRNGQGQ, encoded by the exons ATGGACTGTGCTTTTGCTTCAATATCTTGGATTCATTTATTTCTGCGAGCTAAG TTTGAAAATGCTTGGCTCCGTGAGCCCGATTGTATGGAAGTTGTGAAGGATAGCTGGCTTTCTTCTGTTGAAATATCTATTCAATCCAAGATTGCTAAATGTGGCTCTGATTTGTTTCAGTGGGGTGATAATCTCTCTCGTGAATTTCGTAATCGAATGATGGAGTGTAAAAGGAGGATGAGTCTTTTACGGGGTAAGCGGGATGATGGTAGTATGACTCAATTTACAGAAGCTCGGTCCATGTATAATGAATTGCTGCACAGCCATGAAGTTTACTGGAAACAGAAATCGAAATTACTTTGGCTTAAGGAGGGCGATATGAACTCCAAGTACTTTCATGTTATATCTTCGACAAGAAAGAGAGTGAATACGATTGGAAAGCTCCGAAATGGTCAGGGACAATAG